The Henckelia pumila isolate YLH828 unplaced genomic scaffold, ASM3356847v2 CTG_298:::fragment_3, whole genome shotgun sequence genomic interval atgaataaaaaaatataattgcaTATATTGACcgctaaataaaaaaaattcctgTAGTCAAATTAGGTTGGCTTATTTTAAACAGGGAAGCTTCTCAGCAGACCTTACAAATCATTTTATATCTCCCAACTTGAGAAACTACTCCaactatataatataaataatacaaaTCTAGCTAGAGGAGAGGACTTGAGAAATTAAACGGAACCACACTTGGTTTCCATTCTCATGAGATCAATACTGTAGCAAAGAGAATTTGgaacccataatatatatatatataattgtggtgaaaataaaatcaattatggATCCTGGTGATCTGTACAAAGCTAGCGGCAGTTTAAGAGCGAGTGGAAGAGCAAACAGCTCCAATCTATGGCGGAACACGGGTATCGAAGTATTCTCTCGATCATCGCGCGAGGAGGATGACGAAGAGGCCTTGAAATGGGCTGCACTCGAGAAATTGCCCACTTTCGATCGTCTCAGGAAAGGGCTCTTGTTCGGATCCAAAGGGGCCAACGAAATCGATGTCGGGGATCTTGGATTCAATGATAAGAGGAACTTGATCGAGAGGCTCGTTAATACTGTGGAAGAAGACAACGAGAAGTTCTTGCACAAGCTCAGGAACAGGATTGacaggtatatatatatatatataataaataatatacttgcgtgtttttttttttttttttccttttggtTGATGATATTTTCTTGGTTTTATAATTAATTCGGTTGTTGCAGAGTGGGGATTGATTTGCCTACGATCGAAGTGAGATATGAGCATCTGTGTATCGATGCAGAAGCCTTCAGTCAGAGCAGGTCTTTGCCAACTTTTCTCAACTTCATTCTCAATATGGCTGAGGTAAGTAAGAAAAAATTATATACACTCTGCCaaaatctcaagaattgatcCTAAAACAGAGGAGGGGTTTGATTAatttgtatatatgattttcttTGTTTAAAAAGGGAGTTTTGAACACTCTCCATTTGCTTCCGAGTGGAAAGAAGCCTTTCACTATACTCAAGAATGTCAGCGGAATCATCAAACCTTGCAGGTGagattatatatacatatcacAAACTAAAAAGACTAAAAATTTAGTAAATTTTACGTgggatatattatatatatatatatatatatatatataccaatgGCTTGCTTTTTTGGAATGTTTTCTGCAGAATGACTCTGCTTTTAGGCCCTCCTAGTTCAGGAAAGACATCCCTTCTGTTGGCTTTGGCTGGAAAGCTTGATCCAGCTCTAAAAGTCAGCATCTTTGAATCTGAAACAACCATTAATTAAtaattctccaatatttttataataaacaagaatattGATATTATATTGTGCAGGTATCTGGAAGTGTGACTTATAATGGGCATGGACTGGATGAATTTGTACCACAAAGAACCGCAGCATACATTAGCCAGACCGATTTGCATATTGGAGAAATGACCGTAAGAGAAACCTTGGCATTTTCTGCTCGATGCCAAGGAGTAGGCGATCGATACGGTTCGTTGTTTTtggttattaattaatttattgaaagggaaatattattattattattatttattaaaaatatttattttgtaattgtACAGAGATGTTGGCGGAACTGTCAAGGAGGGAGAAAGCAGCAAATATCAAACCCGACCCCGATATCGATATCTACATGAAGGTGAAAAACTAATTAAAGCTCCCTTTACATAGTCGCATTATCCTTTtctttaattgttatttaaaactaaaatattgaaatgattgaaaataaaatattcgtGAATTTTTTATAATGTGTTAACTTGTCCGTATGGAAAAAGTTTAACGTTTCTAGAAACTTGGACTAGAATATTGCTTAGAATATAGTCCAGAGGCTGAATATTtctgtgttttaaaattaaagaaataatttttttgtaaaggATAAGTTATTACTATATTTTATTCATAGTCGTACATTTGAATCCGGCAACACCGCATGATTGGCGGAGCTCGAGCTCCAATATTTAAAAACACcttttggaaaattttgaatCCAAGAATATATGATTAAGATTTTGAAAAGATATTTGTCAAAAgtgtaaaaaataataaacattttgatacaaatttcttttattttgccGAGTAAATAACATTTATAAAACACCGACATAAATCATGAGTTACAAACAAAACGACTCAAAAACAAAGGACAAGACTCGCCTAGAGTTCCTTTGATACAACTTCTAATATTTCTAAGTTGAAACCGTAGAAGTATCAAAGAAATTATTTCATCATTTTCTTATTACATACATTGAACAACAAACACATTTCTTGTTAttcgataaatatatatatgttggcTGGAAATTTACCAAAAAACATGATACATAATTGTAGGCAGCGGCAACTGAAGGAGATGAAGCAAATGTTGTCACAGATTACATCCTCAAGGTTTTGGGTCTCGACGTTTGCGCCGATACCATGGTCGGAGATGAGATGATACGGGGAATTTCCGGTGGCCAAAGAAAACGTGTTACGACCGGTAATCTAACTAAACATTCATTAATGGTGGCATGCATATATATCCAGAATTTTGAACATCAAAGTTTACGCTAAAGTGAATAGATGTGATTGTATAGAAAACTGaagaaaacaaaatatatatatatgacaggTGAAATGCTGGTTGGACCAGCAAAAGCACTTTTCATGGACGAAATATCAACAGGATTGGATAGTTCCACCACTTACCAGATTGTCAATATGCTTCGGCAGTATGTGCAAATCATGAAGGGAACTGCGTTTATTTCCCTCTTGCAGCCTGCTCCCGAGACCTACAATCTGTTCGACGATATTGTCCTCTTGTCCGATGGCCAGATTGTCTATCACGGCCCCAGGGAAAACGTCGTCGGTTTCTTTGAATCCATGGGTTTCAAATGTCCCAAGAGGAAAGGAGTTGCCGATTTCTTGCAAGAGGTAATCAGTATGATCATAAAGATAACAACCCTTTAAAGATATGTATGTGTTGCATTTGTTCTAATGAGATGTTAAACTTACAATACGCAGGTGACGTCGAAAAAAGATCAGAAGCAATATTGGGCACGCAAGGATGAGCCTTACCGGTTCATCACAGTGACTGAATTCGCGGAGGCGTTCCAGTCATATGCAGACGGACAAAGACTAGGGGATGAGCTAGCGAATCGGTATGATAAGAGCAGAAGCCATCCGGCTGCTCTGAGTAAAGACAAGTATGGTGTTGGGCAGAAAGAACTCTTGAAAGCCTGCAAAGATAGAGAGTACTTGTTGATGAAAAGAAATGCGTTTGTCTATTACTTCAAGCTCTTCCAGGCATGCACTCACGCGCAGAACTCGTACGCATACCTTTGTTAAAGTCGAATGCATATTGCTAACAGTACGAAGTTCTCATATTTTCTTGCAGCTCATTACGCTGGCGTTGATTGCCACGACTGTCTTCCTACGAGTCAAGATGCACAAAGATGATGTCGACGATGGTTCTATGTACATCGGTGCTCTGTTTTTTGCTGTGATTCTCACATTGTTCAATGGATTGTCCGAGCTTGCTATGACGATCTACAAGCTTCCTGTATTCTACAAGCAAAGGAATATGTCCTTCTTCCCTGCATGGGCATATGCTATTCCATCTTGGGTCCTAAAAGTTCCAATTACCTTCGTTGAAGTTGCCATATGGACCTTTTTCTCGTACTACATCATGGGATTCGATCCTAACGTAGGAAGGTATGCACGTCCTTCCTTAGAAGGACTAATCGATTCATCACTTGTTCAAATTTTATTGATCAAGAATTCTTTTATTGCAGATTGTTCAAGCAATACATATTACTCCTGACTTTGCACCAGACCGCAGGAGCATTGTTCAGACTTATTGGAGCGTGTGGCCGGACTATGGTTATCGCAAACACGTTCGGCCTGTTTGCATTGCTCATGCTTTTTGCATTAGGTGGCTTTGTCCTGTCACGAGGTATAAATTGTTGATTACAAATTCCAACATCTTTTACAAAACATGTTCTTTAAAAAATACACTAGCATTAGCCCAGTTCCTATTAGTTCGAACCATCGCAAAACAGATCTTTTTTATCTAGTACTCGAGCTCTTAAATATCCGCTTTCTAACAACTGATCGCATATTATGGTTGCAGACGACGTGAAACCATGGTGGATATGGGGTTATTGGTCATCACCATTGATGTACACGCAAAACGCGATTGTTGTCAACGAATTCACCGGGCACAGTTGGAGCAAAGTAAGACAATGGATTGTACATTTCAAGTTTAGATTATTTTGTGTTTATATGTATGCACATTTGTTAAAACCAAACTAATGCTgaatttttatcattttataGTTGGTAAACGGAGTCAAATTGGGAGAAATTGTGATGAAGTCCCGAGGGTTCTTTCCTTATCCATACTGGTATTGGATAGGATTGGGAGTTACATTTGGATTCATATTTCTGTTAAACGCTCTCTATATTCTGGCCCTGACGTTTCTGGACTGTAGGTGTTTCTACTCTGAATTCTTTCAAGCTCTTTATTAATAACATTCAGCAATTAATAGAGTCCAAAAATTGTGCAGCATTTGATAAGCCTAGAGCTGTGTTGCCCGAAGGAAGTGAAGATGTCCAACAGGGTGACTTAGTCGATCAAGTTTCAGCTCCTGGAACTGCTAGTAAACGTAGAAGTGTCTCTTCTGGATCCTCGTCTGTCAGAGAAGATGCAGTTGCAGCCAATGAGAACCGGAAACGAGGAATGATTCTGCCATTTGAGCCACATTCCCTCACTTTTGATGACATTAGATACTCAGTTGACATGCCACCGGTATGTTATTGCTTAAAAAACAATCACTTCATGCTTATTCAAATGTGTCATTACATGTAGAAGTAGCTCATTCAGTGCTTGATTTTTTGCAGGAAATGAAAGCTCAAGGTGCCACTGAAGATAGATTGGAGCTCTTGAAGGGTGTGAGCGGCGCTTTCAGGCCAGGCGTTCTTACAGCTTTGATGGGCGTTAGTGGAGCCGGTAAAACAACCTTGATGGATGTGTTAGCTGGAAGAAAAACAGGAGGATACATCGAGGGAACTATTACGATCTCAGGGTATCCGAAGAACCAGGCAACATTTGCTAGGATTTCTGGATATTGTGAGCAGAACGACATTCACTCGCCAAATGTCACAGTTCACGAGTCCCTTATTTTCTCGGCCTGGTTAAGGTTGCCTCCAGATGTTGATGCAAACACTAGGAAGGTTAGTACAACCAAACAtcattttatatattgtatTGATTTGGGTGCTAAGATTCTCCTAGTAAATGACAACTTCCCTTGTATGTTTACAGACGTTCATTGAAGAGGTGATGGAACTTGTTGAACTTACGCCTCTGAGAGGAGCTTTGGTTGGATTGCCTGGGATCAGTGGTCTCTCGACCGAGCAGCGAAAGAGGCTTACAATAGCAGTGGAACTTGTAGCAAACCCATCTATCATATTCATGGATGAACCAACTTCAGGCCTTGATGCTAGAGCCGCTGCAATTGTGATGAGAACAGTCAGGAATACGGTAAACACCGGAAGAACTGTAGTATGCACCATCCACCAGCCTAGCATCGATATATTTGAAGCATTTGATGAGGTAAGCTGAACCAAAGTTCAAACAGATGTATAAACTTTGGTTATTAAATGATCGCTAAAAATGACACAATTTTGcagttatttttgatgaaacgAGGAGGGCAAGATATCTATGTTGGACCATTGGGACACCACTCATCTCATTTGATCAAGTACTTTGAAGGAGTAGAAGGAGTACCAAAGATCAAAGACGGTATCAATCCCGCAACCTGGATGTTGGAAGTCTCAACTTCAGCACAAGAAATGCTCTTGGGGGTCGATTTTGCCGAGCACTACAAAAAGTCAGAACTTTTGGGGTTAGTATTGTCCCCTCAtaattttgatgaaaataaaaagaaaacttACCATTCTTGAAAAGTTCTATCTGCtaataagaaaaaaattcaCAGGAGGAATAAAGCCCTGATCAAGGAGTTAAGCGTCTCTCGTCCTGGCACGAAAGACTTGTATTTCCCTAACCAATACTCCCAATCTTTCCTCATGCAATGCGTAGCTTGCCTGTGGAAGCAACACTGGTCGTACTGGCGGAATCCTCCTTATACAGCCGTCAGATTTTTGTTCACAGTGTGCATTGCCCTTATATTCGGGACAATGTTTTGGAAACTTGGTTCTAAATGGTAAGTAGAAAGAAACTTGTAACCACCAACAGGTTTACAACATCTTATATTCCATTCATGTTAATAATATCGAAATGTTGTGTTCCTCAGGAAAACTCAACAAGATCTATTCAATGCCATGGGTTCTATGTATGCTGCTATCCTCTTTCTGGGATTCCAATACGCCTCCACAGCTCAGCCTGTCGTGGCTGTCGAGCGAACGGTCTTCTACAGGGAAAAAGCAGCCGGAATGTATTCAGCTTTACCATATGCTTTCTCACAGGTAAATACAGGCTAAGGATGCATGAATATTGCAACCTTTGATGCTGAGATGCACTACTAACAAAGCTCTTCTTTTCTATTGCAGTTTCTCATCGAAATTCCGTATGTTTTCGTACAATCATTGGTGTACAGTCTCATTGTCTACTCTATGATGAAATTCGACTGGACGGTGGAGAAATTTTTCTGGTTCTTTTATTTCATGTTCTTCTCACTATTGTACTTCGTGTTGTATGGCATGATGGCTGTGGCTGTCACACCTAATCACAACGTAGCTGCGGttgtttcttctttcttctacGGACTTTGGAACCTCTTCTCGGGATTCATCGTCCCACGACCAGTAAGTTCTTCAACAAAACCATCCATTGTTCTGGTCTCCATATATACTCACAAAGTACTAACAAAAGAATGCTAATTTTCTTTGTGACAGAGAATACCGATATGGTGGAGATGGTACTACTGGTTAACACCCGTGGCCTACACCTTGTATGGTTTCATAATATCGCAATTCGGACAAGTTCAGGACAAATTGGAAGGCACAGATGAAACAGTGGAACAATTCTTGGACCGTTACTTCGGGTTCAAACACAGCATGCTTGGACCAGTTGCGGCCATACTTCTCGGATTCGTGGTACTTTTCACAGTCATTTTTGCCTATgccatcaaaacattcaattTCCAGAGGAGATGAGATGGTTCCGAAGTTTTTAATATACATACAAGTACTATTCTATTGTAGCGGATAAGATTTGGCTTGGTAGATCTTAAGATAATGTGTAATTAAGAAATTATTTGTCTTTCCCAAATGTGTATCAGTGAATTCAAGTGGTTTTTTATTCCTTTTAACCCAACCAAAGTTGTCATGCTTTCCAATTCTCATTCGCCAGAGTTTCAATTATGGTTTCATAAACAAGTTTGGCACACAACAATACGAAGGCCAAGCTTGAACATCTCAACattcttaaaatatttcatttcctaGTTTTTTGAAGTACGGTTATAAACTTAAGATGTTGCCCAAAATTATTGGATGTTACATGGAACGAGTGACAGGACAATTCCATGACATAATTAACCTCCACACACAGGAAATCTCTTGGTCTTCCATTCTTTCACAATTTCTAACATGGTaacgatgatgatgatggtatataaatttttaatggaATGTAGCTATTTAAAAGGAAGATCAAGGGTTCGGCGGTGAATTAATTGGCCATTCTAAATTGTTTGGTTCATGAATTAGACAATGGTGCGTGACTAATCTTTGGAAGAACTTGAGCCAAGCATTGAACAAAACAATGATTATTAATCAATCAATGTGCTATCTTTCACATCAAACGGAAAAGACAACTTATAGTAGTTTTTGGGAGGACTTATAAGAACCACTTCTCAATTTTtcactcacaaaattttgaagatTAACTCAAGGTTGGAAAGaagattaaaatttcaaaaaataaacagataatatattaaaattgaaATCTGATTAGAATGTCATAATGGACAAacatatttggaaaaaaaagaagaaatcaattTCCCTTTATTTTATCAAAATCACAACAATTTTTCTTACAGAAAGAGAAAGCAATAAATACACACGAATAAATTAAGCCACAGTTGCATGGTCACTGCATAATCCACGCTCAAGCATTATTCTGCGTAGCTGCGTTTGATCGTCGGAGTTTCTGTTCCTCGGACAATATTTTTGCAAAACTGCAAAAGAATTttataaaacataatttagatggacaaaaaatatatcaaataaaatcatactaaattttttatatatatatatatatatatattatcaaatttttcaGTCTATCTTAATTTTTCCACAATTTTAGTCTATTTTTCAACTTAACGCCCGGGTGTCGTGACACTAATACATCGATATGTATTCAGCATTATATATTGTATCACATCAACattctcaatttaaaaaaaatggccAAAAACGGAGAgataaaaaaatgattatgtaTATATAACATACTTTATCAAAGCATCCTGGTTTGTTCCTCCGGCGGCTACAGTTTCTGAGGCTCCGGTTCGGAGATCAATCCTAGAGCGTGGACCCTTGAGCAAATTTTGTCCAATCTTTACAAGCTCGTCCAGATTCTGCTTCGTTGAAACATCAACAGATGCATTGGCCCCAACTAATGCATCATCCTAATTGCAGTATCAAGAAAATAATCATCATGCATGTTTGTTTAATTACTTATATGCCCACTGCATGTCCACCATGtataatagatgagttgaccgaTACAATAAATGAGTtaacttgtacatggtgggcatgaagtgggcatatagtattgggcaccataaaagaactcatatatatatatatatatatatatatatatatataaagggaCTTACTTCAATCCGGAGGTAATTTTCTTCAGAATTAAGGGACTGGAAAACGATGGACAAGAAATAATCCACCATATCTTTACTTGCTTGACTGAATACTTCTAAAATAGGGGTTGAATTTCCATGAACCAACCACCCAAACCGACCCCAACTGGCTGCCATTTCTGCTGTGTATTTCTCTTCCTGTTTTGCAGATCCAGTGCTCAATGAGATCACCAGCATTCTCCTGCAATCCATGGGCCTGATCGGGGCGAAATTTGGGTCTTTTCTGAATACTTGTTTTGTTACCTCACCCACGGCTATCAATGCCTGCAGCCAAGAAACAATTAGCCCCATTCGGTTTTTTAGTCTTGtaacttgtatatatatattcgacAACTTCTTTAATATTATATGGTTAATTAATTACCGGATTATTAGCGGCGACACCACCGTCTATTAGATTGAACTCCGATGTTTTCCCGGAGCCGTCATCATTAGTGAAATAGTGAGCCGGAAAATAAGTTGGAGCCGCAGAAGTTCCGATGCATATATCGGACAACAATGCATCCAAAGCTGGAGAAGTCTTCGTCTGCATCatccacatatatatatatatgacaaaaCAATTTATCATTAaattttagtactatttttcttttgcgattttggtcaaCTTGTATTCGAATCAGATCGCTAGCTAACAAATATTAATGTAAAACAGAAAGAGATTGGAATTAAAAAAAAGACCTCAAATGAGGAGAAAATAGTTGGCTGCAAATTCTTGATGTCAAACGTTGGAATCACAACGTTTGTTAGAGTTTGGTGCAACCTAGTCTGCCCCAAATTGTCCCTTATCAACTGGTGCAGGTACTTCCCATCGTATTTAGGGTTCCCAATTTGAACCAATGTGTTCTCCACCGATCCTATGATACctctgcaaaaaaaaaaagtttaaaaataaaacctCAAATTTCAGTATCATGCATGTAACTCTATCTtaatgtaaaattataatttaattatatatgcgTACCCTTTTTGTGGAAATATGTGAGGTCCATGTTTCGTGTAGAACGGAACAATGTCTTTAGCTGCATATAATGGTCGATTGTTGGCATCGGGTGCGGTCAACATGGCCGTCACAAGTCCTCCGGTGCTCGTTCCAGCCACAATGTCGAAGTAGTCCACGATCCGAGCATCTTTACCATCCAATATCTAGGaaaaattattagaattttGAATAATTAATGTATATGcgtattttgaaaaataattttaaaaaaaaacatatatatttcgattcttaattaattatccaaaaatatattGAGTGGCCTCCACCAGAAGTTTCTTGATGAATTGATTCAAGATGGAGTGAAAGACTTGTACAAACTTGCAAGTTGTTGATTGAGACACATTCGATCGACTCTCTCCATTTTGTCGTGCTTGAGCGTATATCATTTACAATTATTATAAAATCacataaattaattttggaaaaattgcaaatttagtcccgtatgtttgtcactttgcgattttggtcctttatgttttcacatttcagttttagtcctgtatgtttcgatttttggcaattccggtcctttttcttcgaaaatgctgacgtgacactgtacacgtcagctccacatcagcattgaattggtgccacgtcagcgccacatcggaaaaatgactaaaattgccaaaaaaataaagatagcggactaaaactgcaatctgaaaatataaaggaccaaaatcgcaaagtgacaaacatacaggacaaaaaagcaattttcccatTAATTTATTATCGAGTGTTTCTTCTTTCTTGTATTCATTTTCTCAGATTCATTGAATTTCTAATttgttctaaaaaaaaaaaaaaagtatctcGCAAAATAAGTTGACTATAATTTTAACGTGAAACCTCTACATCATAAACtcaatttaagataaaaacaaaaaaaacccttttaaaaaaacaaaaattaaaaagctAAATTCAATTCGTTTGcaatctaaaataatatatatatatatatagaagtatagatattaattaattacctGGAGTTGGGATTCAAGAAATTGAAGAATGGTGGCGGGAATAATGCCCCGAATTCCTCCACCATCTATACTAAGAATAGTAACTAATTTTCCAAAGGCTGGAGGCTGGATTTTATTAAAAGATAACAAGGAAGAGGCCATTACTTGAGACACGATATGTTGATATATATGAAACTCGAGTTAGCTAGCTTATAGGGTTTTTATAGGAAGAAATCTGGCTTGtccattaatattaatatttcccATGCTTTCCACACAACAATCAAATCAAAGTCGTAccaattaaattatatttctggttgtacaatttttatttttattttttgttgttgattttttatgtttaatCAGCTGTAACTTGCTGCTAAGTATTAATCAATTATTCTTAAATGTAATTTTAACTGATACATATCATGAGTAGATCATTTCTTATGAGACGATCTCGCTGATATAGATTCGTGGGATGAGTATATTTGATACATATCTATGGttaaaactaatactttttttTGAGtgaaaactaatacttttaatttGATATAGTtatataatgtttttcatggatCAGTTCGGGTTAAAAATCCGTCTCAAAAAATTGACACATGAGTGGGTTTTCTGGAAGTTTTTTGt includes:
- the LOC140870910 gene encoding pleiotropic drug resistance protein 1-like, whose amino-acid sequence is MDPGDLYKASGSLRASGRANSSNLWRNTGIEVFSRSSREEDDEEALKWAALEKLPTFDRLRKGLLFGSKGANEIDVGDLGFNDKRNLIERLVNTVEEDNEKFLHKLRNRIDRVGIDLPTIEVRYEHLCIDAEAFSQSRSLPTFLNFILNMAEGVLNTLHLLPSGKKPFTILKNVSGIIKPCRMTLLLGPPSSGKTSLLLALAGKLDPALKVSGSVTYNGHGLDEFVPQRTAAYISQTDLHIGEMTVRETLAFSARCQGVGDRYEMLAELSRREKAANIKPDPDIDIYMKAAATEGDEANVVTDYILKVLGLDVCADTMVGDEMIRGISGGQRKRVTTGEMLVGPAKALFMDEISTGLDSSTTYQIVNMLRQYVQIMKGTAFISLLQPAPETYNLFDDIVLLSDGQIVYHGPRENVVGFFESMGFKCPKRKGVADFLQEVTSKKDQKQYWARKDEPYRFITVTEFAEAFQSYADGQRLGDELANRYDKSRSHPAALSKDKYGVGQKELLKACKDREYLLMKRNAFVYYFKLFQLITLALIATTVFLRVKMHKDDVDDGSMYIGALFFAVILTLFNGLSELAMTIYKLPVFYKQRNMSFFPAWAYAIPSWVLKVPITFVEVAIWTFFSYYIMGFDPNVGRLFKQYILLLTLHQTAGALFRLIGACGRTMVIANTFGLFALLMLFALGGFVLSRDDVKPWWIWGYWSSPLMYTQNAIVVNEFTGHSWSKLVNGVKLGEIVMKSRGFFPYPYWYWIGLGVTFGFIFLLNALYILALTFLDSFDKPRAVLPEGSEDVQQGDLVDQVSAPGTASKRRSVSSGSSSVREDAVAANENRKRGMILPFEPHSLTFDDIRYSVDMPPEMKAQGATEDRLELLKGVSGAFRPGVLTALMGVSGAGKTTLMDVLAGRKTGGYIEGTITISGYPKNQATFARISGYCEQNDIHSPNVTVHESLIFSAWLRLPPDVDANTRKTFIEEVMELVELTPLRGALVGLPGISGLSTEQRKRLTIAVELVANPSIIFMDEPTSGLDARAAAIVMRTVRNTVNTGRTVVCTIHQPSIDIFEAFDELFLMKRGGQDIYVGPLGHHSSHLIKYFEGVEGVPKIKDGINPATWMLEVSTSAQEMLLGVDFAEHYKKSELLGRNKALIKELSVSRPGTKDLYFPNQYSQSFLMQCVACLWKQHWSYWRNPPYTAVRFLFTVCIALIFGTMFWKLGSKWKTQQDLFNAMGSMYAAILFLGFQYASTAQPVVAVERTVFYREKAAGMYSALPYAFSQFLIEIPYVFVQSLVYSLIVYSMMKFDWTVEKFFWFFYFMFFSLLYFVLYGMMAVAVTPNHNVAAVVSSFFYGLWNLFSGFIVPRPRIPIWWRWYYWLTPVAYTLYGFIISQFGQVQDKLEGTDETVEQFLDRYFGFKHSMLGPVAAILLGFVVLFTVIFAYAIKTFNFQRR
- the LOC140870992 gene encoding patatin-like protein 3 translates to MASSLLSFNKIQPPAFGKLVTILSIDGGGIRGIIPATILQFLESQLQILDGKDARIVDYFDIVAGTSTGGLVTAMLTAPDANNRPLYAAKDIVPFYTKHGPHIFPQKGGIIGSVENTLVQIGNPKYDGKYLHQLIRDNLGQTRLHQTLTNVVIPTFDIKNLQPTIFSSFETKTSPALDALLSDICIGTSAAPTYFPAHYFTNDDGSGKTSEFNLIDGGVAANNPALIAVGEVTKQVFRKDPNFAPIRPMDCRRMLVISLSTGSAKQEEKYTAEMAASWGRFGWLVHGNSTPILEVFSQASKDMVDYFLSIVFQSLNSEENYLRIEDDALVGANASVDVSTKQNLDELVKIGQNLLKGPRSRIDLRTGASETVAAGGTNQDALINFAKILSEEQKLRRSNAATQNNA